From Bacteroidota bacterium:
CGACGGCCGCCTCGCATGTCCGCCGGGTCAACTCCGGGTCGCCCGGATTCTTTCCACCCAGGATCTGATACCCCTCCAGCGCCGAGCGGTAGAGATACGTGTCATCCCCCGCCAGGCGGGGGGAGAGAAGTTTTTCGGCATCGGGCGCCCCTGTGTTGGCAGCGGCGAGAAGCAGGTCGCCCTCAAGAAGACGCTCCCCCCTCTCCGCCCTGACGATGTCCGGCAACGCGCCGGCTCCCTCCAATTTCGCGAGCGCAGTCGCCGCAGGCGCCTGGAGTTGCCAGAGATGCCCTCGTCCGTCGTTGACGGCGATTCTCTCCAGAACGGCGAACGCCGCCGCCGACCCGCTCCCCGAGTCCTTCTGGAGCCCTGTTCCGCCAAAGGCCGAAAGGGCTGTCAGCGCCACATACCTGTTCTCATCGAGGAAGAGGCGCCCGAACGTCCCTATCAGATCGTCCTTCCCCTTCAGGTTGAATTTGCCGAGCGCGATGAGCGCGTTCACCCTCACATGCCAATCCGGGTCGAACTCGGCGAGCTTCTGCAGGGGCGATAGCGAGACCTTCTCATCCCTCGCCTTGCCGAGAAGAACCGCGCAGTTCATTCGAACGAGGGGGTCGTTGTTCGTGCGGAGTTTGACGATTTCCTCCAGGTCGGCCCTGATGCGGGGGTGATCCCCGATCCGCTGGAGCGCATACACTACCTGCCAACGGGCCGAATCGGGGGGAGAAATCATCTTCAGGAGGTACTGAACGGCCTCATCGTTCGTGATGCCCCTGATCGCAAAGCGCGCGACAGAGCGGACCAGGGCATTTGCATGGACGGGGGGATAGAGAGTGGCAAATCTGCGAACAAGGTCCGCAAGCGACTCATCCGGTCCGAATTTTCCGATCTCTTCGATAAGCCGGTCCGCGGGACTTGCGCTGTCTCCCGGTGCTGAGTCTATCTTGTCGAGGCGTGTCCAGATGAGGTCGTGCCCGAGAGTTTGACGGGCGGGCTGGCTCAATTGTCCGGCTGTCTGTCCGATCGCGAACGCCGCCTCGGTCTGTACCGCCCGGCTCTCGTCGTTCGCGAGGCGGTCGACCAGCAAATGGATGACAGATGTATCCTGGATGCTTCCGAAAGCGTGGACGGCCGCCTTCCGGACAGTCTCGTCCCGGTCGGATAAGAGATGGATGAGCGTCCCGTCGTGAATCGTCCTTGTGTCCTGCGACCGGAGAATTATTTCGAGTTTTGACCTGCGCTCTTCCGCCGGCTCCCGTCCGGAAGGTTGCGCCGGAAGCGGGGGGTGCACCAGAATGACGAGGAGAAGGGCGCGAAGAAGCCGGTTCATGAGATTCTCCTTTTCGTGTCGGATTTGGAACCGATGCCGAACAATTTGCGGGCGCCGGTGCTGGTCACCCGTCCGATCTCTTCGACGGGAAGGGCTTTCAGCTCGGCGATCCGTTGTGCGATGATGGGGATGTTCGCCGGCTCGTTTCGCCGGCCCCGCAACGGAACGGGAGACAGGTACGGACTATCGGTCTCCAGGAGGATGTGCTCGAGCGGAATCGTTGCCGCAACTTCCGCCATGACGTTCGGCTTGTTCTGCCTGGTCCCGAACGTCACGGGGCCCGGTATCGAGATATAGAACCCCCACCCGATGACCCGGCGGGCCATCGCCACGTCGCCCGGAAAGCAGTGGAACACCCCTCCCGGGAACCCGCGGTTCCCCCCTGAGCCGGAGAGCCCTCCGTCCGGGGTGAGCGGCTCGCCGAGTTTCTCCTCGACGATGCTCACGGTGTCCTCTTCCGCCTCGCGGCTGTGAATGACGATCGGGAGATTGCGCCGGCGGGCGATGTCGATCTGAATCCTGAAGACTTCGCGCTGCCTCTCCCGCGGCGAATAGTCATAATGGTAGTCGAGGCCGATCTCCCCGATCGCGACCACCTTCTCGTGATGGCTCAGCTTCTCGATCTCCTCGAGGGAGGATGCGTCGGCCCTGCGGGCCTCGTGCGGGTGAAATCCCACGCAGGCATAGACCCCTTCGAACTGTTCCGCGAGCTCGACCGCCTCGCGGCTGGTCTCGAGATCGGTTCCGGGGTTGACAATCAGCTCCACCCCCGCGACGGAGGCCCGGTCGATGACTTCGCGGAGGTCCCCCTCGTAATCCTTGCTGAAGAGGTGCGCATGCGAATCGATGAACATGTTTCCCCGGCAGGCCTACGTCAGGATCTCTTCGAGCCGCTCCACGACGTAGCCGGCATCCTGATCGGTCAGCTGCGGGTAAATCGGAAGCCGGAGAAGTGTGGCGTAGATCCTGTCGGTGACGGGGAGCTCGAGCCCTTCCATCCCGAGCGTCGATTTCGCGTAGGGCGAAGAATGGAGCGGCACATAATGGAACGTCGAGCCGATCCCCGACTCTTTCAATCGCTGCATCACGCGGATCCGCTCGGCCTCGCTCCGGAGGAGGATATAGAAGATGTGATAATTGGATTCGCAGTAAGGCGGGATCACAGGCAAACGAAGCTTCCCGGCCCCTTCCAACCCCTTCAACCCGCCCATATAATAGTCGTGCACTCTCTTTCTCTCCGACTGGATCCGGTCAACGTCTTCCAGCTGGGATTTCAGCACGGCGGCGAGGAGGTCCGAGAGGACATAGCTGCTTCCGTGATCGACCCAGGTGTACTTATCCACCTCCCCGCGGAGAAAAAGGGACCGGTTCGTGCCTTTCTCGCGTGTGATCTCCCCCATCCTGGCGAGCGCGTCATCCTGGGTCACGAAGGCGCCCCCCTCTCCGCTGATGTAGTTCTTGGTGACATGGAAGCTGTATGCACCGGCGTGGCCGATCGTCCCCAGGTATCTCCCCCGGTAACGCGCATGGACTCCCTGCGCGGCATCCTCGAATACCATGAGGTTGTGAGCCTTTGCAATTTCAAGGATTTCGTCCATCTCGGCCGAAACGCCGGCGTAGTGGACCGGGATGATCGCGCGCGTTCTCTTCGTGATCCGGCGTTCGAGATCTCCGGGGTCCAGCGTCAGCGTACGGTCGTTGATTTCGCAGAAGACCGGAAGGCCGCCGCCGCGGATGATCGCGTTGGCGGTCGAGACGAACGTGAAGCTCGGCGTGATCACTTCGTCCCCCGGTTTCAGGCGGAGAAGGATCATCGCCATTTCGAGGGCGTGCGTGCCCGAGGTCGTCAGGAGCACGTTCCGTGCGGAGAGGAGAGTCCGGAGCTTCGCTTCGACAACCTTACAGACCGGGCCGTCTCCCCCGGTTGTCCCCGATTCAAGAACGGACCGTACCTCGTCGAAGAGGCGGCCGTTCAGATAGGGCATGTTGAACGGGATAACGGCCTTGTGGGATTTCCCTTGTGGTATCATCCTTGCTCTGATCGTTCTGTTCCCGCCGGCCGGGGTGCCCAGGGTGCCCAGGGTGCGTAGAGCTCTCTCAGGCAGCCGATTGTCTTTGCCATGTCATGCTTCTGTTCCACCGATTCCCTGGCGGCCCGCCCGTGCCTGCGCCGGAGGCCGGGATCGGATAGATACTGCGTAAGCTTCGCCGCCAGATCCCTGCTGTCCCCCACCCTGTAGAGGAGCCCCGTCACCCCGTCCTCGATCTGTGCGAGATTCCCGCCGGCCGCCGCGGCGACGATCGGCAATTCCATTCCCATCGCGTCGAGAACGACGAGCGAGTATAATTCGTCCCGGCTGGGAAACACGAAGACATCCATTGCGCTCAGGTACCCGGTCAGGTCGTTTTGAAATCCCGCGAGTATCACCTTCCCGCCCAGGTCGTTGGCGGCGATGAACGACTCGAGTTCGCGAAGATACGCCTCTCCCCGCGCTTCGAAGGGGGGCTCGTCCCTGCCTCTGTCGCCCTTCCGTGTCGGTTCTCCGACGATGATATAGACGACGCCGGCCCTCAGGCCCGATTCAATGTAGGGAAAACTCTCCGCAAAATCCATGACACCTTTTCCCGGATCGATCCTGAGCATCGTTCCGACGAGGAGTTCCGACTCTCCCACGCGATGGAACGCCCGAATCTCCGCGCGCCTCTTCCCGTCGCGCCTGTAGCGTGCAAGCAGCCGGCCATACGGCACGAACCGGACCCGCTCTTGCGGCACGGCGTAGAGCTCCGGCAGCCGTCTGTTGAGATCCTCCGAGGAGGTGACGATCGCGTCGACCCTGCTGTAGATCAGACGGTGGAGCGGATCCCGCTTCGGCGGGACGCCCATGTAGATACTGAGAATCAATCGCCGGACGGAATCTCCCATGAGCGCGAGAGAAGCCGGCCAGACGTCACGGTGGTAATGGACATGCACGACGTCAATCTCCCGCTCGCGGACAAGTTTCCGGAGGGTGCGAATGCTGGCGGGGCTCACGGGGCGCAAAT
This genomic window contains:
- a CDS encoding peptidylprolyl isomerase, producing the protein MNRLLRALLLVILVHPPLPAQPSGREPAEERRSKLEIILRSQDTRTIHDGTLIHLLSDRDETVRKAAVHAFGSIQDTSVIHLLVDRLANDESRAVQTEAAFAIGQTAGQLSQPARQTLGHDLIWTRLDKIDSAPGDSASPADRLIEEIGKFGPDESLADLVRRFATLYPPVHANALVRSVARFAIRGITNDEAVQYLLKMISPPDSARWQVVYALQRIGDHPRIRADLEEIVKLRTNNDPLVRMNCAVLLGKARDEKVSLSPLQKLAEFDPDWHVRVNALIALGKFNLKGKDDLIGTFGRLFLDENRYVALTALSAFGGTGLQKDSGSGSAAAFAVLERIAVNDGRGHLWQLQAPAATALAKLEGAGALPDIVRAERGERLLEGDLLLAAANTGAPDAEKLLSPRLAGDDTYLYRSALEGYQILGGKNPGDPELTRRTCEAAVAALSARDVAVVTTAASILGDSLFRRSSSVEPLVNAMGRLRVPDDVEALQEIAATLGKLNDKRAVDPLKRLLSRPDRSVALAAAAALKAITGTAYAGDIPEFLEPLYTDFDFDYLYGLPETIRVRIQTIRGDITLALYRDAAPFTVMSFLKLASKRAFYRGLTFHRVVPNFVIQGGDPRGDGWGGPGYSIRSEFSALTYETGSIGIASAGRDTEGSQFFITQSPQPHLDGRYTLFGRVISGMEVVDRILVDDHIIDVSVVRE
- the rffA gene encoding dTDP-4-amino-4,6-dideoxygalactose transaminase, coding for MIPQGKSHKAVIPFNMPYLNGRLFDEVRSVLESGTTGGDGPVCKVVEAKLRTLLSARNVLLTTSGTHALEMAMILLRLKPGDEVITPSFTFVSTANAIIRGGGLPVFCEINDRTLTLDPGDLERRITKRTRAIIPVHYAGVSAEMDEILEIAKAHNLMVFEDAAQGVHARYRGRYLGTIGHAGAYSFHVTKNYISGEGGAFVTQDDALARMGEITREKGTNRSLFLRGEVDKYTWVDHGSSYVLSDLLAAVLKSQLEDVDRIQSERKRVHDYYMGGLKGLEGAGKLRLPVIPPYCESNYHIFYILLRSEAERIRVMQRLKESGIGSTFHYVPLHSSPYAKSTLGMEGLELPVTDRIYATLLRLPIYPQLTDQDAGYVVERLEEILT
- a CDS encoding TatD family hydrolase, producing the protein MFIDSHAHLFSKDYEGDLREVIDRASVAGVELIVNPGTDLETSREAVELAEQFEGVYACVGFHPHEARRADASSLEEIEKLSHHEKVVAIGEIGLDYHYDYSPRERQREVFRIQIDIARRRNLPIVIHSREAEEDTVSIVEEKLGEPLTPDGGLSGSGGNRGFPGGVFHCFPGDVAMARRVIGWGFYISIPGPVTFGTRQNKPNVMAEVAATIPLEHILLETDSPYLSPVPLRGRRNEPANIPIIAQRIAELKALPVEEIGRVTSTGARKLFGIGSKSDTKRRIS
- a CDS encoding glycosyltransferase family 4 protein — its product is MNPRSLHLCTSDAWGGLEIYACTLMLELRNAGIGVVAICKPGSRAETFLLEHGLEVAHLPNLRPVSPASIRTLRKLVREREIDVVHVHYHRDVWPASLALMGDSVRRLILSIYMGVPPKRDPLHRLIYSRVDAIVTSSEDLNRRLPELYAVPQERVRFVPYGRLLARYRRDGKRRAEIRAFHRVGESELLVGTMLRIDPGKGVMDFAESFPYIESGLRAGVVYIIVGEPTRKGDRGRDEPPFEARGEAYLRELESFIAANDLGGKVILAGFQNDLTGYLSAMDVFVFPSRDELYSLVVLDAMGMELPIVAAAAGGNLAQIEDGVTGLLYRVGDSRDLAAKLTQYLSDPGLRRRHGRAARESVEQKHDMAKTIGCLRELYAPWAPWAPRPAGTERSEQG